The following nucleotide sequence is from Terriglobales bacterium.
ACCGATACGTGTTTATAGGCAGCAGCGTGGAAGATAATATGCGGACGATGCCGCGCAAAGATTCGTGTAAGAAATTCCCGATTGCGAATGTCTCCAAGGATGGGCGCATGTTCAGCCGAGCAACTATTGAGTTCTCGATCGAGTTCAAAAATCGCTGTTTCGTCGATGTCGAGCAGCAGCAGTCGCGAAATTGGCAGATGACAAAGCTTCCGGCAAAGCGCACCGCCGATCGAGCCGCCGGTTCCGGTGACGAGTACAACGCGATCGCGATATGTATCAATGCTTTCTTGATCCCACGTTGTCGGGCCGGGGAGGTTCGAAGCCGCGAGGGACAACACTTGTGAGACTAGGTTCGTAGCGGGAACCCGATTCTGGGAGCCGGCGAGTACCTGCGATGCTATTTTGGAACGCCCATCTTCCTCATGAGCTACGCGACGAAGACAGCGCATACCCGCAGCCATTCCTACGAATAAAGGAAACTCCGCTGCGATCACGCCGCTTGGGACAATTACCCACGAGGGTCTCGCCAGCGCGCTGCAGAAAAACGCAAGCAGAGAGGGAGGAATGCTGGCCAATGCCAGCTCCGCAACATCGGATCTGCGAACCTTATGCCACGGCACTCGATAACGCGTGACCAGCATGAGCGACAAAGGTCGACCAATGAACATCAGCAAGGCGTAGAGCCATATCGCGCGAAGGTCCTTGATGGAGGGAGCGAAATCAGAGTGCATCAGCGATGCGGCAAAGAACGTCGCTAAGGCAGTGAAGCCATCTGCAGCGAGCTGCGTGATCCGCTGCTTTTGGCCGGGAAAGCGATCCAGGATCCGATTCGCGGCTACGAGCAGTTGCCGCAATATGCGGATGCGTTTCGGTACAGCCGACGAGATTTCGCTACAGAGTTCGGCCCGGACGGTCATCTCAAAAGAGGAACGTCGAAAGTAATCACCTCAAACTGCTAGGGGGAAGCAGCGGATTCTACTCGCCCGACAGGCGTTCGTCCAGAGGGGATTGCTGCCGATCGTCTTCGAAGCGTGGTCTAAGCGAAGTGGGTCTTCTTCCAGAGCGCCCACGTGCACGCTCCGATCGAGATCAGAAGAGCAATGCCGAGAACTGTGAGCCAGGAGAGATTCATGGCAATCGTCGGAACCGCGGCCTGACTAGCTAGCCAGACAAAGAAGCCTATGGCGACGGCGATAATCGCGTAGTCCCACCATCCGCGCTGGTCGGCGCTGCGCATTTCGTGGCCATTGAACTCAGCAAGAACCTTTTCGTAATTGAGGTTGTATCGATCGCATTCCTGCTTGATCGCGGCGTGAGTGGACGAATGCTCTTGCTGACCGGCAACAGCGGAGCTGATGGAGAGTGCCCCTAGAACCATCACTAGCGATCCGACAAGCACAAGTAGTTTCTGCGGTCCGGAGGCGTGAGCTAGTTCGCCGAAGACGAGAGCGCCCCACGCGAGTCCCCAAAGTTGGTTGGTGTTGGAAAGTGGAATACCCCGTCCAATGCCGAGATACTTCACGGCAAATTGCTGGAGGAGGTCGCCGACCACCCATACGAATCCGCCAAGGAAGAGCCAGAACAGCATCGTGCGCACTTGGCCCGAATGGAAGACAGCGGCGTGCGTGCCCCCATCGAGAGCCAGCACTAGAGCCAACACCGTCCCAAGTTCGCCGAAAGTGAACGCCGTCACGAACGACAGAGGATTCATGCCGCTGATGTATGCCTTGCGATAAGGAATGTACATCGTTCCCCAAAGCAAACTCGCACCCGCAGCCGCAGCGATTCCGTGGACTGCATCCCGCGGTGCAGCGATGCCACCCTGAATCGTGCTGAAGCCGAGCATGATCGCTGCAGCAACGATTGCGACCGCACCAACCAACACCCTGCTAACTGTGGAGCGATTGGCGCCGCGAAGCTCGCCGAACAGAAGCCATCC
It contains:
- a CDS encoding polysaccharide biosynthesis protein; translated protein: MTVRAELCSEISSAVPKRIRILRQLLVAANRILDRFPGQKQRITQLAADGFTALATFFAASLMHSDFAPSIKDLRAIWLYALLMFIGRPLSLMLVTRYRVPWHKVRRSDVAELALASIPPSLLAFFCSALARPSWVIVPSGVIAAEFPLFVGMAAGMRCLRRVAHEEDGRSKIASQVLAGSQNRVPATNLVSQVLSLAASNLPGPTTWDQESIDTYRDRVVLVTGTGGSIGGALCRKLCHLPISRLLLLDIDETAIFELDRELNSCSAEHAPILGDIRNREFLTRIFARHRPHIIFHAAAYKHVSVMEANPSAAILNNVIGTRNVIDAAIEARCERFLFISTDKAVEPASVMGATKRICELLIQLRAVAYPKLRFACARFGNVLGSRGSVVPIFQKQIEKGERITITDVRMTRYFITQEQATDLALLACALGQHGEIYVLESGEPIRIVDLAHRVAASYELKSAQQIDFEIIGIRPGEKLHERLWERDATPMPTKFAGIYALGVAKIPIDLEGSISELEELAAKYQAAAIISKLCNLGIGYSPVTSTQTYEI
- a CDS encoding GRP family sugar transporter — translated: MSTATQPTTSRQTASLHGLGVLCGLGAGVWLGAAEAPTKLVNTGLSPFAVSLCMVAGVFTARWTLPTLLKGTRYVIADLMRKKHLIVWALLAGALWAVANTLTVFAIRDVGLAIAFPLWNANSLVGIFWGWLLFGELRGANRSTVSRVLVGAVAIVAAAIMLGFSTIQGGIAAPRDAVHGIAAAAGASLLWGTMYIPYRKAYISGMNPLSFVTAFTFGELGTVLALVLALDGGTHAAVFHSGQVRTMLFWLFLGGFVWVVGDLLQQFAVKYLGIGRGIPLSNTNQLWGLAWGALVFGELAHASGPQKLLVLVGSLVMVLGALSISSAVAGQQEHSSTHAAIKQECDRYNLNYEKVLAEFNGHEMRSADQRGWWDYAIIAVAIGFFVWLASQAAVPTIAMNLSWLTVLGIALLISIGACTWALWKKTHFA